The following proteins are co-located in the Armatimonadota bacterium genome:
- a CDS encoding flagellar hook-basal body protein: protein MNRGLYTAATGMAAGQAWLDSVAHNLANASTTGYKRDEMAFQESLLREMRDGGGEGRLLGTLQTGPEISATATVFERGATQTTGNGLDVSISTEKGMFAVQTPGGVMYTRAGNFGLDDQRQIVNPNGFPVLDASGNPITVSAPGPVRITNDGSVTVGDQVLGKVAVFDGDWKKAGDSLFTAIGNVTAEPNAVLTPESIESSNVNVVSTMIEMVQVQRIYEMAQKSVQAHDEMSSKLIEAARTQ from the coding sequence ATGAATCGCGGTCTTTATACAGCGGCAACCGGAATGGCAGCGGGTCAGGCATGGCTCGATAGCGTGGCGCACAACCTCGCCAACGCCAGCACAACCGGATACAAACGGGACGAAATGGCCTTTCAGGAGAGCCTTTTGCGCGAGATGCGTGATGGCGGAGGAGAAGGTCGATTGCTCGGCACTTTACAAACTGGCCCCGAAATTTCTGCGACAGCAACCGTATTTGAACGCGGCGCAACCCAAACCACCGGCAACGGGCTGGATGTTTCGATTTCCACCGAAAAGGGGATGTTTGCTGTTCAAACACCTGGTGGCGTGATGTACACCCGCGCAGGCAACTTTGGCCTCGACGACCAACGCCAAATTGTCAACCCAAATGGTTTTCCAGTGCTTGATGCATCTGGCAACCCGATCACGGTGAGCGCTCCCGGCCCGGTTCGAATCACCAACGATGGATCGGTGACAGTGGGAGATCAAGTGCTCGGTAAGGTCGCCGTTTTTGATGGCGATTGGAAGAAAGCAGGCGATAGCTTGTTCACCGCCATTGGCAACGTCACCGCCGAACCCAATGCTGTTCTGACTCCCGAATCAATCGAGTCGAGCAACGTGAATGTGGTCTCCACGATGATCGAAATGGTCCAAGTGCAACGAATTTATGAGATGGCCCAAAAGAGTGTCCAGGCCCACGACGAAATGTCCAGCAAGCTGATTGAGGCTGCTCGAACCCAATAA
- a CDS encoding cupin domain-containing protein gives MALIVTKKSEAPFSEFDLQCNRLEDSPSELVSESRRYYDGKYFKAVHSKIGPGHIQPWHRHSQTAELVVVLRGKIRFHEGKECYDLVEGDSALWLPDEINLHTMENATGEWSEYLTIKSPCHQTPISIMESDRITDGVK, from the coding sequence ATGGCTCTAATTGTCACCAAGAAGTCAGAAGCTCCTTTTTCTGAATTTGATCTGCAGTGCAATCGGCTCGAAGATTCTCCGAGTGAACTAGTTTCGGAGAGTCGGCGATATTACGATGGCAAGTACTTTAAGGCGGTACATTCAAAAATAGGGCCGGGCCATATCCAGCCTTGGCATAGGCATTCTCAAACAGCTGAACTCGTCGTCGTTCTACGCGGAAAGATCCGGTTTCATGAGGGGAAGGAGTGCTATGATCTGGTCGAAGGAGACTCTGCACTTTGGCTCCCAGATGAAATCAACCTGCATACAATGGAAAATGCAACCGGTGAATGGTCTGAATATCTCACGATAAAATCGCCTTGCCATCAAACGCCGATTTCGATCATGGAGTCCGATCGAATCACTGATGGTGTGAAATGA